Proteins found in one Solitalea lacus genomic segment:
- a CDS encoding erythromycin esterase family protein, whose amino-acid sequence MRRYFTKDAVLDEESVIKAIREKSYILDEMADLDPLINYIGNARIVMLGEASHGTHDYYKWRSYISQRLIREHGFNFIAVEGDWPDCYRVNRYVKSYTDAGNSAFDVLHGFNRWPTWMWANWEIVALAEWLKSFNKALPANLKVGFYGLDVYSLWESMESIMGYLEKVDPHALKTAEEAFKCFEPYRYEEGRSYARASQFVPHLCENEVVDLLREIRRKLPQYNTDYENVFSAEQNAFIAVNAEKYYRAMIHGGPHSWNVRDRHMAETLQRILQFHGKNTKAIVWEHNTHIGDARATDMTYEGLFNIGELARLQHHEKGVVLVGFGSYKGSVIAGRQWGDVMRNMHMPPAQKGSWEHLLHLAGPTDKLLLMDHFKDDVFLENHIGQRAIGVVYNPEYETYGNYVPSILPLRYDAFIYLDETTALHPLHLQPDGHQMPETYPFGV is encoded by the coding sequence ATGCGCCGATACTTCACTAAAGATGCAGTTTTGGATGAAGAGTCAGTAATAAAAGCGATTAGGGAAAAGTCGTATATTTTAGATGAAATGGCTGACTTGGATCCGCTTATTAATTACATCGGTAACGCCCGAATTGTAATGCTGGGAGAGGCATCACATGGAACACACGATTATTATAAATGGCGCTCTTACATCAGCCAGCGGCTTATCCGTGAGCATGGATTCAACTTTATTGCCGTAGAAGGCGACTGGCCGGATTGTTACCGTGTTAATCGGTATGTTAAGAGTTATACAGATGCTGGAAATTCAGCTTTTGATGTATTGCATGGCTTTAACCGCTGGCCTACTTGGATGTGGGCCAACTGGGAAATTGTGGCTCTGGCAGAGTGGTTAAAGAGTTTCAATAAAGCATTGCCGGCTAACCTGAAGGTTGGTTTCTACGGTTTAGATGTGTACAGCTTGTGGGAATCAATGGAATCAATTATGGGATACCTGGAAAAAGTTGACCCGCATGCTCTAAAAACTGCAGAAGAGGCGTTTAAATGCTTTGAGCCATATCGATATGAAGAGGGTCGATCTTATGCAAGGGCCTCACAATTTGTACCACATTTATGTGAAAATGAGGTAGTGGACTTATTGAGGGAAATCCGGAGAAAATTACCCCAGTACAATACCGATTATGAAAATGTTTTTAGCGCCGAACAAAATGCCTTTATTGCTGTAAATGCAGAGAAATACTACCGCGCCATGATTCATGGCGGGCCACACTCCTGGAATGTTCGCGACCGGCACATGGCTGAAACTTTACAAAGAATTCTGCAATTTCATGGAAAAAATACAAAAGCCATTGTTTGGGAACACAACACACATATAGGTGATGCGCGCGCCACCGATATGACTTATGAAGGTTTGTTTAATATAGGTGAACTAGCGCGCTTGCAACATCATGAAAAAGGAGTAGTGCTGGTAGGTTTCGGCTCATATAAAGGAAGTGTGATTGCCGGACGGCAATGGGGCGATGTGATGAGAAACATGCACATGCCTCCTGCACAAAAGGGTAGCTGGGAGCATTTGTTGCATTTGGCCGGTCCAACGGATAAATTATTGTTAATGGATCATTTTAAGGATGATGTGTTTCTTGAAAATCACATAGGTCAGCGGGCTATTGGAGTGGTTTACAATCCGGAATATGAAACATATGGCAATTATGTGCCAAGTATTTTGCCTTTACGGTATGATGCCTTTATTTATCTGGATGAAACCACTGCATTACATCCTTTACACCTGCAACCTGATGGGCATCAAATGCCGGAAACATACCCGTTTGGAGTTTAA
- a CDS encoding Hsp20/alpha crystallin family protein, which produces MGSAPVRRREDLFPSLFEDFFKPWNSGWLGKAWDRDLTVPAVNISETKDNFKVSMAAPGMKKDDFKIDVEGNMLSISAETEEQKEEKDAKFTRQEYNYSSFSRSFTLPEGVNQDKIEAKYEDGVLKLVLPKNEAAKKVAAKHISVK; this is translated from the coding sequence ATGGGATCAGCACCTGTGAGAAGAAGAGAGGATTTGTTTCCATCTTTATTCGAAGATTTTTTCAAACCTTGGAATAGCGGATGGCTTGGAAAAGCTTGGGACAGAGACTTAACGGTTCCTGCGGTAAACATTTCTGAAACCAAAGACAATTTTAAAGTCTCTATGGCCGCTCCTGGTATGAAAAAAGATGATTTCAAGATTGATGTGGAAGGCAACATGCTTAGCATTAGCGCCGAAACTGAAGAACAGAAAGAAGAAAAAGATGCAAAATTCACGCGTCAGGAATACAACTATTCTTCTTTCTCACGTTCTTTCACATTGCCTGAGGGTGTAAACCAAGACAAAATTGAGGCTAAGTATGAAGATGGGGTATTGAAATTAGTCCTTCCCAAAAATGAAGCAGCAAAAAAAGTGGCTGCAAAGCACATCAGTGTAAAGTAA
- a CDS encoding L,D-transpeptidase family protein, whose product MKRKVLISPYTILFIILAIACISPQLSFIQHGRPILIDTSDVKEKFIQPLLIDKFYQQNHQKLFWFSTDEKSVKLRQQLLDIIENRKYLGLDKENYHANELRNHITEMDCQKIFRADWLFTDAALSYAKDIYTGAELNYWVSYDQISEKCAVRDYEYLLAKLLAVKSAEELDQYFKELEPKSREYLILKNELNKKLNDTVQVQKGSLLKKLISSINFYRWIHHFQLDKFVVVNIGSTTLSYYENDSVKLNMKIVVGKPSTKTPRFVAYCNEVILYPYWNVPHSIAVNELLPLFKFRPSLIEGMNMQIIDKNGNILNPDSIKWISLNKSNFPYKFRQSTGCDNALGVIKFNLTSPFSVYMHDTNLKTAFKLNNRYLSHGCIRLEKPMELGNYLLKDKLDTTFLSSCLKDQKPVSLPLEKPVTVFVVYMTAEASRADSVEYHKDVYLLLK is encoded by the coding sequence TTGAAAAGAAAAGTTTTAATATCACCCTATACTATACTTTTTATCATATTAGCAATTGCCTGTATTTCACCTCAGTTGTCATTTATTCAACATGGAAGACCAATACTCATTGATACCAGCGATGTTAAAGAAAAGTTTATTCAGCCCTTATTGATTGATAAATTCTACCAGCAAAATCATCAAAAATTGTTCTGGTTTTCAACCGATGAAAAATCAGTAAAACTAAGGCAACAGCTTCTGGACATAATTGAAAATAGAAAGTATTTGGGTCTTGATAAGGAAAACTACCACGCTAATGAACTTCGGAATCACATTACAGAGATGGATTGCCAGAAAATATTTAGGGCAGACTGGTTATTTACAGACGCAGCCCTTTCGTATGCTAAAGATATTTACACCGGAGCAGAGTTAAATTACTGGGTAAGCTATGACCAGATTTCTGAAAAGTGCGCAGTAAGGGACTATGAATATTTACTGGCCAAGTTGCTTGCAGTAAAATCAGCTGAAGAGTTGGATCAATATTTTAAGGAACTGGAACCAAAAAGCAGAGAATATTTAATATTAAAAAATGAATTGAATAAAAAACTCAATGATACAGTACAAGTTCAAAAGGGTTCTCTTTTAAAAAAGCTAATCTCATCTATAAACTTTTATCGTTGGATACATCATTTTCAGCTCGATAAATTCGTCGTGGTAAATATCGGCTCTACCACATTAAGCTATTACGAAAACGACAGTGTTAAATTGAATATGAAAATTGTGGTGGGTAAACCTTCCACCAAAACTCCACGGTTTGTAGCTTATTGTAATGAAGTGATTTTGTACCCTTATTGGAATGTTCCACACAGCATTGCAGTGAATGAATTATTGCCATTGTTCAAATTCAGACCTTCTTTAATTGAGGGAATGAACATGCAAATCATTGACAAAAATGGCAATATTCTCAATCCCGACTCGATAAAGTGGATTTCTTTGAACAAGAGCAATTTCCCTTATAAATTTCGTCAATCTACGGGTTGCGACAATGCATTAGGAGTAATAAAGTTCAACCTAACCAGCCCATTCAGCGTATATATGCACGACACAAACCTAAAAACAGCTTTTAAATTAAATAATCGCTATCTGAGTCATGGATGCATTCGTCTTGAAAAACCAATGGAACTAGGCAATTATTTGTTAAAAGATAAATTGGATACCACATTTCTCAGTTCTTGTCTTAAGGATCAGAAGCCCGTTTCCCTGCCTTTAGAAAAACCTGTTACTGTATTTGTGGTTTACATGACTGCCGAAGCAAGCAGAGCTGATTCTGTCGAATATCATAAAGATGTTTATTTGTTGTTAAAATGA
- a CDS encoding HdeD family acid-resistance protein, producing the protein MKTLLNRTWWSLLIRGMLSLIFGIIAISWSGIALQSLLYLFAFYAIADGISSIAVSLQHRKVFNWVGMLLIGIISLLVGILTLIYPALSAIYLVIFMGFRALFNGIWEVLAAVRLRKEIENEAWLALNGIISILFGLWVILNPGAGALALIWLIAAYAVTIGFILIILAFKARSWSRQLLV; encoded by the coding sequence ATGAAGACACTTCTCAACCGAACCTGGTGGTCATTACTAATCAGAGGTATGTTAAGCCTCATTTTTGGCATTATTGCTATTAGCTGGTCTGGTATTGCACTACAGTCATTATTATATCTCTTCGCTTTTTATGCAATCGCTGACGGAATTTCGTCAATAGCAGTATCACTTCAACACCGGAAAGTATTCAACTGGGTCGGCATGCTACTTATAGGCATCATCAGCCTTCTGGTGGGGATTTTAACATTAATCTATCCGGCCTTATCGGCAATTTACTTGGTTATTTTCATGGGCTTCAGGGCACTCTTTAATGGAATATGGGAAGTATTGGCAGCTGTTAGACTACGAAAAGAAATAGAAAATGAGGCTTGGCTCGCGTTGAACGGAATTATCTCAATCCTGTTTGGTCTATGGGTAATTTTAAATCCGGGAGCAGGAGCGCTTGCTCTTATTTGGTTAATCGCTGCTTACGCAGTAACCATCGGCTTCATACTAATTATTCTTGCATTTAAAGCACGATCATGGAGCAGGCAATTATTGGTTTGA
- a CDS encoding PAS domain-containing sensor histidine kinase produces the protein MKNKPAVLAGSNTTSQFEALFDHASIGIIFTDQKGKIVNFNHQAELQFGYHKHEVLGKLIELLIPQQFHSKHLEYRKDFYDHPQNRPMGTGRDLYAKKKDGSEFPVEVSLCLYRTIEEMQIIAFVTDITVRKRKEELLLQQQEELHRFSTKVRQLNRELEQKVEDRTKMLRETLAELEKSKDKLNEALEKEIELSDLKSRFVTLASHEFRTPLSTILSSAALIGRYNTQEDQGKRSKHIQRIKSSVASLKSILEDFLSLGKLEEGCLQAKMEITQTEICCTEIEDVIQDMQQIVKPGQIINFTHGGKSEAIIDIALLKNIVVNLISNAIKFSPENSIIHVVCNVTDNDLVLIVKDNGIGISEEDQQHLFERFFRAKNATNIQGTGLGLNIVAKYLELMSGSIEIQSKLNEGSTFTVYVPQINHNS, from the coding sequence ATGAAAAATAAACCTGCAGTGCTTGCTGGTTCTAATACAACTAGTCAATTTGAAGCCCTTTTTGATCATGCTTCCATTGGAATTATTTTTACAGATCAGAAAGGTAAAATCGTCAATTTTAATCACCAGGCGGAGTTACAATTTGGATATCACAAACATGAGGTTTTGGGTAAATTAATTGAACTATTAATTCCCCAACAGTTTCACTCTAAACATTTAGAATACAGAAAAGATTTCTATGATCACCCTCAAAACCGGCCCATGGGAACCGGCAGGGATCTATATGCCAAAAAAAAAGATGGAAGCGAATTTCCTGTAGAAGTCAGCCTTTGTCTTTACCGGACAATTGAGGAAATGCAGATAATTGCTTTTGTTACTGATATTACTGTACGCAAGCGAAAGGAAGAATTGTTGCTTCAACAACAGGAGGAGCTCCATAGATTTTCAACGAAAGTAAGACAACTGAACCGCGAACTGGAGCAAAAGGTTGAAGACCGTACCAAAATGCTACGAGAAACATTGGCTGAATTGGAAAAATCGAAGGATAAGTTGAATGAGGCCCTTGAAAAAGAAATAGAACTAAGCGATTTGAAATCGCGATTTGTAACCCTGGCCTCTCATGAGTTTCGTACCCCGCTTAGCACCATCTTATCTTCTGCAGCCTTAATTGGGCGGTATAATACACAAGAGGATCAGGGGAAAAGGTCAAAACACATTCAACGTATTAAAAGTTCAGTTGCTTCCTTGAAAAGCATTCTTGAAGATTTCTTGTCTCTCGGTAAACTTGAAGAAGGTTGCCTACAGGCAAAAATGGAAATAACCCAAACAGAAATATGTTGTACAGAAATTGAGGATGTTATTCAGGACATGCAGCAGATCGTAAAACCAGGACAGATCATCAATTTTACCCATGGGGGAAAAAGTGAAGCAATAATAGACATTGCTCTCTTGAAAAATATAGTAGTGAATTTAATTTCAAATGCCATTAAGTTTTCTCCCGAGAATTCAATTATTCATGTAGTATGCAATGTTACTGATAACGACTTGGTGCTCATAGTAAAAGACAATGGTATCGGTATTTCAGAGGAGGATCAACAGCATTTATTTGAACGGTTTTTCCGGGCAAAAAATGCTACAAACATACAAGGCACCGGTTTGGGATTGAATATTGTTGCAAAATACCTTGAACTGATGAGCGGTAGCATTGAAATTCAGAGCAAACTAAATGAAGGGTCAACCTTTACTGTTTACGTACCACAAATAAATCATAATTCTTAA
- a CDS encoding response regulator, translated as MLKILLIEDNQDVRENTAEILELSNYKVLTADNGKTGVEVALHEKPDLIICDIMMPLLDGYGVLHLLSKNKETASIPFIFLTAKSEKSDFRKGMEMGADDYLTKPFDDIDLLKAIEMRLKKAKLLQQGFSGDAKGIKDFIEYAKGMGNVQFTTKGSETYSYKRKHSLYEAGHRPTAVYFIVKGKIKTYKINEEGKELITAIYGPGDFIGYMAILHEVNYIDNAEILEDAELMQIQKQDFLQLITTNTQIAHQFIKLLTRNVLEKEEKLLTLAYNSLRKRVANGLLQVADKLKNNEENKPIIELSRENLAHVIGTATESLIRTLSDFKSEKLIDIIEGKIILLEKEKLKNLLY; from the coding sequence ATGCTAAAAATATTATTAATTGAAGATAATCAAGATGTTAGAGAAAATACGGCAGAAATCCTGGAGCTTTCCAATTATAAAGTTTTAACCGCCGATAACGGCAAAACAGGAGTTGAAGTTGCTTTACATGAAAAACCTGATCTCATTATTTGCGACATCATGATGCCATTACTGGATGGCTACGGGGTGTTGCACCTTTTGAGCAAGAATAAAGAAACAGCGAGCATTCCTTTTATTTTCCTAACAGCAAAATCTGAAAAATCCGATTTCAGAAAGGGAATGGAAATGGGAGCCGACGACTACTTAACCAAACCTTTTGATGACATCGATCTGCTAAAGGCTATAGAAATGAGGTTAAAGAAAGCAAAGCTTTTGCAACAGGGATTTAGTGGGGATGCAAAAGGAATAAAGGATTTTATTGAATATGCAAAAGGAATGGGCAATGTTCAATTTACTACTAAAGGAAGCGAAACTTACAGTTATAAAAGGAAACATTCGCTCTATGAAGCAGGGCACCGGCCCACGGCTGTTTATTTTATTGTTAAAGGGAAAATTAAAACTTATAAGATCAACGAAGAAGGCAAAGAACTCATCACTGCCATCTACGGTCCCGGCGATTTTATTGGCTATATGGCCATTTTACATGAAGTTAACTATATTGATAATGCGGAGATTTTGGAAGATGCGGAGTTGATGCAGATCCAAAAACAAGATTTTTTGCAACTGATCACTACCAACACTCAAATAGCCCATCAATTCATCAAGCTGTTAACCCGAAACGTTCTGGAAAAAGAAGAAAAGCTATTAACCCTTGCCTATAATTCCCTGCGAAAGCGCGTGGCCAATGGCTTGCTGCAGGTGGCCGATAAGCTTAAAAATAACGAAGAGAATAAACCCATTATCGAATTATCAAGGGAAAATCTTGCCCATGTGATCGGTACGGCAACAGAGTCGCTCATCAGAACCTTAAGTGATTTTAAAAGCGAAAAACTAATCGACATTATCGAGGGAAAAATTATTCTCCTGGAAAAGGAGAAGCTTAAAAATCTTTTGTATTAA
- a CDS encoding IS1634 family transposase: MLRIRTVTTASGAKAVQVIYYYKRKRVVYKHIGSGRSEAEVESLMLVAQDFIDNYTPSLPFKEETKFDNLIFLDRAQFLGVHYTFLYEVLSKVVNKVGLSYIKKPLLLDLVIMRILEPASKLRSIELMDTYFGIRHRRQSFYKSARDWLELKQDVEQIVVAFAKSSYAFNFELLFYDVTTLYFETFEEDELRENGFSKDNKSQQPQILVALMVTKEGFPVSYEVFSGSTFEGHTILPVVQKFIRKHGVANFTIVADAAMISSVNVQALVESNINYIVGARLGNLSSPLIEQIDRSLKREDGHSIRIKTDNGYLICSYSAVRYKKDKYEMEKQIQKAETIIQTPSKGKKTKFTKSRGEVLELNRTLIQKTKKLLGIKGYYTNLEESVADNNTIIGHYHELYRIEQAFRISKSDLQTRPIFHYKEEPINLHLLVCFMSLVVSKHIELSTEVSIKKFVTELKKITDARMVNGITGKEIRIRAKITPLIEKLVQNLKLPH, translated from the coding sequence ATGCTACGAATTCGAACTGTTACGACTGCCTCAGGAGCAAAGGCTGTTCAGGTAATTTATTATTATAAGCGAAAAAGGGTAGTCTACAAGCATATCGGTTCAGGAAGGTCAGAGGCGGAAGTCGAATCTCTTATGTTGGTCGCGCAGGATTTCATCGACAATTACACACCGAGCTTGCCGTTCAAGGAGGAAACAAAGTTTGACAATTTGATTTTCCTGGACAGAGCGCAGTTTTTAGGTGTACATTATACCTTTTTATATGAAGTACTTTCGAAAGTCGTCAACAAGGTCGGTCTATCCTATATCAAGAAACCACTATTGTTGGATCTTGTCATTATGCGGATCTTAGAGCCTGCTTCAAAATTGCGATCTATAGAGCTGATGGATACCTATTTTGGCATTCGTCATCGAAGGCAGAGCTTTTATAAGTCAGCCAGGGATTGGCTGGAGCTGAAGCAGGATGTCGAACAGATCGTTGTTGCCTTCGCAAAGAGCAGCTACGCGTTCAATTTCGAGCTGTTGTTCTATGATGTAACCACCTTGTATTTCGAGACTTTTGAGGAAGACGAGCTCAGGGAGAATGGCTTCTCTAAAGACAATAAATCACAACAACCCCAGATATTGGTTGCTTTGATGGTGACCAAAGAAGGCTTCCCTGTATCCTATGAGGTGTTCTCCGGCAGCACATTTGAGGGGCACACGATCCTTCCCGTCGTACAGAAGTTCATCCGCAAGCATGGCGTTGCCAATTTTACCATCGTCGCAGATGCGGCCATGATAAGTTCGGTCAATGTCCAGGCATTGGTCGAAAGTAATATCAATTATATCGTAGGTGCAAGACTGGGGAATCTTTCGAGTCCCTTGATCGAACAAATCGATCGCTCTCTCAAGAGAGAAGACGGCCATAGCATCAGGATAAAAACCGATAATGGATATCTGATATGCAGTTATTCGGCAGTACGATACAAAAAAGATAAGTACGAAATGGAAAAGCAGATACAGAAAGCAGAAACGATTATCCAGACTCCCTCAAAGGGTAAGAAGACAAAGTTTACCAAATCGAGAGGCGAAGTATTAGAACTCAACCGTACGCTGATCCAAAAAACGAAAAAATTGTTGGGAATAAAAGGGTATTACACTAATCTGGAAGAAAGTGTTGCTGACAACAATACGATAATAGGGCATTATCACGAACTGTACAGGATTGAACAGGCTTTTAGGATATCTAAAAGCGATCTTCAGACCAGACCAATTTTCCATTACAAAGAAGAGCCTATAAACCTTCACTTATTGGTCTGCTTCATGTCGCTAGTAGTATCCAAACATATTGAATTGTCAACCGAAGTATCTATAAAAAAGTTCGTAACCGAATTGAAAAAGATCACGGACGCCAGGATGGTGAATGGAATTACAGGGAAGGAAATACGCATTAGGGCCAAAATAACGCCGTTAATCGAAAAATTGGTGCAAAATCTAAAACTGCCGCACTAA